The following are encoded together in the Chanodichthys erythropterus isolate Z2021 chromosome 16, ASM2448905v1, whole genome shotgun sequence genome:
- the LOC137002803 gene encoding uncharacterized protein codes for MGAMRLCFLLFCLFLASVSSVRKLNNIDDLKNIKYANSAPRHGLHLLFWFAQEVLNVDQNNVLILDSNFDPHRGDYGFHRYLNKEGILPSLSFLQSYYSVGNLKSPGAKALPAYVQRYYRNTNVPQRNMDRLIVSMEQNKPKRILKVFITSHNLHKNDFNPSDTYEIDPALILQIGNPYNCTLDQNNNYGTIYTMTRNTQDTEYDRCRQFLTKTGYSSTDCIHSHFSRKKRSPYLQCNTYEGIKLELKATTEGHAKLVWEIPAEIMDNSKYVHTEICQNTYSSDTNEVYTEVRKRLTIYESSGDLDTFVSLNAGLQPRLRLYPSLFDFQFTNPYIWYGPEFDGANRAIPTRIKGFDASLQLYAEDGKACARLYIKKPFSNWKDVFDQSWVGFYKSSQDKNDGYSTYQYAYKFTKTENHFTHNYDVYQYNFNLAIAPGVQIRFLLDKKYNNVLAQTTPWEGVEVVTILPSDCGTPNPSLQPELNGPEFFYGPELDDAGLQLFTEDGKASARLYIKKSFTDWKDAFSYSWVGFYTSSQNKNDEYYTYSYAVKFEKMQDDNENYYIYQYKSKLDIAPGVQIRFMIDKSYDKASVQTEPWKSGE; via the coding sequence ATGGGTGCCATGAGACTCTGCTTCCTGCTCTTCTGCCTCTTCTTGGCGAGCGTCTCTTCTGTGAGAAAACTTAACAATATCGATGACCTGAAAAACATTAAGTATGCCAACTCTGCTCCACGTCACGGACTCCACTTATTGTTCTGGTTTGCTCAAGAAGTTCTGAATGTTGATCAGAACAACGTTCTCATCCTTGATTCGAATTTTGACCCTCATAGAGGAGACTATGGATTCCATCGGTATTTAAATAAAGAGGGCATTCTCCCCTCATTGAGCTTTTTGCAGAGTTACTATTCAGTTGGCAATTTAAAATCTCCTGGAGCCAAAGCACTTCCAGCCTATGTGCAGAGGTATTACAGAAACACCAATGTCCCACAAAGAAACATGGACAGGCTCATTGTCTCGATGGAACAAAATAAGCCAAAAAGGATACTCAAAGTGTTTATTACATCACATAACCTTCACAAGAATGACTTTAACCCTTCTGACACTTATGAGATCGATCCTGCACTGATCTTGCAGATCGGAAACCCTTATAACTGCACTCTGGATCAGAACAATAATTATGGTACTATTTACACAATGACACGTAATACACAAGACACAGAATATGACAGATGCCGCCAGTTTTTGACAAAGACAGGATATAGCAGCACTGACTGTATACACAGTCATTTCAGCCGAAAAAAACGCTCACCCTATTTACAATGTAATACATATGAGGGAATTAAACTAGAGTTAAAAGCAACTACGGAAGGACATGCAAAACTTGTATGGGAGATACCTGCTGAAATTATGGATAACTCTAAATATGTACACACTGAAATTTGCCAAAATACTTATTCCAGTGATACTAATGAAGTTTATACAGAGGTCAGGAAACGGTTGACTATTTATGAATCATCTGGGGATTTAGATACTTTTGTCTCCCTGAATGCTGGTCTCCAACCCCGACTGCGACTGTACCCATCACTTTTCGATTTTCAGTTCACTAATCCCTACATTTGGTATGGACCGGAGTTTGATGGCGCTAATAGAGCGATCCCCACTAGAATAAAGGGGTTTGATGCTAGCCTCCAACTCTATGCCGAAGACGGGAAAGCCTGTGCTCGACTCTACATCAAAAAACCCTTCAGTAACTGGAAGGATGTTTTTGACCAATCATGGGTTGGATTTTACAAAAGTTCACAAGATAAAAATGATGGCTATTCCACATATCAGTATGCTTATAAGTTTACAAAGACCGAAAACCATTTTACACACAATTATGATGTTTACCAGTACAATTTCAATTTGGCTATTGCTCCTGGAGTTCAAATCCGTTTTCTGCTggacaaaaaatataataatgttttagcaCAAACTACACCCTGGGAGGGTGTTGAAGTAGTGACAATATTACCATCAGATTGTGGCACACCGAATCCTAGTCTTCAGCCTGAATTAAATGGCCCAGAATTCTTTTATGGACCAGAGCTTGATGATGCTGGTCTGCAGCTCTTCACTGAAGACGGTAAAGCTTCTGCTCGGCTTTATATCAAGAAGTCCTTCACAGATTGGAAAGATGCTTTCTCCTACTCATGGGTGGGGTTTTACACTAGTTCACAAAATAAGAATGATGAATATTACACATATAGCTATGCTGTGAAGTTTGAAAAGATGCAGGATGATAATGagaattattacatttatcaGTACAAATCCAAACTGGACATTGCGCCTGGAGTACAGATTCGTTTCATGATAGACAAAAGTTATGATAAAGCATCAGTGCAAACTGAGCCCTGGAAGAGTGGTGAATGA